From the genome of Edaphobacter dinghuensis, one region includes:
- a CDS encoding YebC/PmpR family DNA-binding transcriptional regulator — MSGHSKWATIKHKKGALDAKRGKIFTRLIKEITIAAKTGGGGDPDGNPRLRTAIAAAKAENMPADNIKRAIQRGTGELEGVSYEEITYEGYGPGGVALIVEVLTDNKNRAVSEIRHAFSKNGGNLGAEGAVAWMFTKKGVISIAKDAAGEDKLTEIVLEAGAEDLNDEGESWEILCDPKDFEAVTDALKAAKITPEHAEVTKIASTYTKLEGSQANAMIRLLETLEDLDDTQNVYSNFDMDEAAVA; from the coding sequence ATGTCCGGCCATTCAAAATGGGCCACAATCAAGCATAAAAAGGGCGCGCTTGACGCCAAACGTGGCAAGATCTTCACCCGTCTCATCAAGGAAATCACCATCGCCGCCAAAACCGGTGGCGGCGGCGACCCGGACGGCAATCCCCGCCTGCGCACCGCCATCGCTGCGGCCAAGGCCGAGAACATGCCCGCCGACAACATCAAGCGCGCCATCCAGCGCGGCACCGGCGAGCTCGAAGGCGTCTCCTACGAGGAGATCACCTACGAGGGCTATGGCCCCGGCGGTGTGGCCCTGATCGTCGAAGTCCTCACCGACAACAAGAACCGCGCCGTCAGCGAAATCCGCCACGCCTTCTCGAAGAACGGCGGCAACCTCGGTGCCGAGGGTGCGGTCGCCTGGATGTTTACGAAAAAAGGCGTCATCAGCATCGCCAAGGACGCAGCCGGCGAGGATAAGCTCACCGAGATCGTCCTCGAAGCCGGAGCTGAAGATCTGAACGATGAAGGCGAAAGCTGGGAGATTCTCTGTGATCCCAAGGACTTTGAAGCGGTTACCGACGCGCTCAAGGCTGCCAAGATTACGCCCGAGCACGCCGAGGTCACCAAGATTGCTTCGACCTACACCAAGCTCGAAGGCTCTCAGGCAAATGCCATGATTCGCCTTCTGGAGACGCTCGAAGACCTGGACGACACGCAAAATGTCTACTCCAACTTCGACATGGACGAAGCAGCAGTAGCTTAA
- the aroA gene encoding 3-phosphoshikimate 1-carboxyvinyltransferase codes for MSIQTIRPARTLQGSLTLPGDKSISHRYAMLAGLAEGTSILSNFSTGADPHSSLACMEALGATVVKKDKTIEVTGVAGAFRQPERPLDCGNSGSTMRMLAGLIAPHPHTFTLIGDHSLTVRPMERIRKPLSKMGAEIHLTGGDGAVGGHAPMTIVGGPLNAIDFDTPIPSAQVKTAVLFAGLQANGTTSLSESVRTRDHSEHALKAFGAVLNREGDKLSIPGGQKLKAIEATVPGDLSSAAFFLCAALLFPDSNLVLDSLGMNPTRAALLDVITELGGRIKVLQVEEHHGELIGTIQVNTTPGGLKGIAISGALSAQLIDELPVIAAIAPYTREGITIRDAKELRVKESDRIALVAKNLKAMGAEFTEHEDGLTIPGNQQLHGAQIDSGDDHRIAMAFSIAALRAVGDTEIHGAEAAAISFPEFFSYLDMLAQR; via the coding sequence ATGTCCATTCAAACGATCCGTCCCGCCCGCACCCTGCAAGGCTCTCTTACCTTGCCTGGAGACAAGTCGATCTCCCATCGCTATGCCATGCTCGCCGGTCTCGCCGAAGGCACCTCTATCCTCTCCAACTTCTCTACCGGTGCCGACCCTCACTCTTCGCTCGCCTGCATGGAGGCCCTTGGCGCCACCGTCGTCAAAAAGGACAAGACCATTGAGGTCACCGGCGTCGCCGGAGCGTTTCGCCAGCCGGAGCGCCCGCTCGACTGCGGCAACTCCGGCAGCACCATGCGCATGCTGGCTGGCCTGATTGCACCGCACCCACACACCTTTACCCTCATCGGCGACCACTCGCTGACCGTGCGCCCGATGGAGCGCATCCGCAAGCCGCTCTCGAAGATGGGCGCGGAGATTCACCTTACCGGAGGCGATGGGGCCGTGGGCGGACACGCTCCCATGACCATCGTCGGCGGCCCGCTTAACGCGATCGACTTTGACACGCCTATTCCGTCGGCCCAGGTCAAAACTGCCGTCCTCTTCGCCGGTCTTCAGGCCAACGGCACCACCAGCCTCAGCGAGTCTGTGCGCACGCGCGACCACTCCGAGCATGCACTCAAGGCGTTTGGTGCAGTTCTCAACCGCGAAGGCGACAAGCTGAGCATCCCCGGCGGCCAGAAGCTTAAGGCCATCGAAGCCACCGTTCCCGGCGATCTGTCGTCGGCGGCCTTCTTTCTTTGCGCGGCACTGCTCTTCCCTGACTCCAACCTTGTTCTCGATTCTCTGGGAATGAACCCCACTCGCGCTGCCCTGCTCGATGTCATCACTGAACTCGGCGGCAGGATCAAGGTGCTCCAGGTCGAGGAGCATCATGGCGAGCTGATCGGCACCATTCAGGTGAACACAACGCCGGGCGGACTCAAGGGCATTGCCATCTCTGGTGCGCTCTCTGCGCAGCTTATCGATGAACTGCCTGTCATTGCGGCTATTGCACCGTACACACGCGAAGGCATCACCATTCGCGATGCCAAGGAGCTGCGGGTGAAGGAGTCGGACCGCATTGCGCTGGTCGCCAAAAACCTCAAGGCCATGGGAGCGGAGTTCACCGAGCACGAAGATGGCCTCACCATCCCAGGTAACCAGCAGCTTCATGGCGCGCAGATCGACTCCGGCGACGACCACCGCATTGCAATGGCCTTCTCCATTGCTGCTCTCAGGGCCGTCGGCGATACGGAGATTCATGGAGCCGAGGCTGCGGCTATCTCTTTTCCGGAGTTCTTCTCCTACCTCGACATGCTGGCTCAGCGCTAA
- the ftcD gene encoding glutamate formimidoyltransferase, translated as MNPDAIIECVPNFSEGTDPVVVGKIVAAMQTESVSLLDWSLDTAHNRSVVTIAGPPAAVIAAAVKSVGKAAELIDLTRQKGVHPRIGAADVVPFIPVSGISMAECAVLARQAGLLIWRTYGVPVYFYGAAAARPDRVQLEDVRKGQFEGLREATRRDSSRCPDIGGPSLHETAGASAVGARNFLIAYNVHLHQPDISAARAIARDIRASNGGLHGVKAIGVVANGRAQVSMNITEFQITPMRHIHSTIKHLAQRHGVLIDDAELIGLIPEDAYEEGADWVKQITGFDPALKILERRLEQPLAWPTV; from the coding sequence ATGAACCCTGATGCAATCATCGAGTGTGTCCCCAATTTCTCTGAAGGCACGGACCCTGTAGTTGTAGGCAAGATTGTTGCAGCCATGCAGACTGAGAGCGTGAGCCTGCTCGATTGGTCGCTCGATACGGCGCACAATCGTTCGGTCGTCACCATCGCCGGGCCACCGGCGGCTGTGATCGCCGCAGCGGTCAAGTCAGTCGGCAAGGCGGCGGAACTCATCGACCTTACCAGACAGAAGGGCGTTCATCCTCGTATCGGCGCTGCCGACGTCGTTCCGTTTATCCCCGTCAGCGGCATCTCCATGGCAGAGTGCGCTGTGCTGGCGCGACAGGCAGGTTTGTTGATCTGGCGTACCTATGGTGTCCCTGTTTACTTCTACGGAGCTGCCGCCGCGCGTCCGGATCGCGTTCAGTTGGAAGATGTGCGCAAAGGACAATTCGAAGGACTCCGCGAAGCGACGCGCCGCGATTCGTCCCGTTGCCCCGATATCGGAGGGCCGAGCCTTCACGAGACCGCAGGCGCCTCGGCCGTTGGAGCGCGTAATTTTCTGATCGCCTACAACGTGCATCTGCACCAACCCGATATCTCTGCTGCCCGCGCCATCGCCCGCGACATTCGTGCCTCGAACGGTGGCTTGCATGGTGTGAAGGCCATCGGTGTCGTCGCCAATGGCCGCGCGCAGGTGAGCATGAATATCACCGAATTTCAAATCACTCCCATGCGGCACATTCACTCGACCATCAAGCATCTCGCGCAGCGTCATGGTGTTCTCATCGACGACGCGGAGCTTATCGGCCTTATTCCTGAAGACGCTTATGAAGAAGGTGCTGATTGGGTCAAGCAGATCACGGGCTTCGATCCGGCGCTGAAGATTCTGGAGCGACGTCTGGAGCAGCCGCTCGCCTGGCCCACCGTCTGA
- a CDS encoding acyloxyacyl hydrolase, with amino-acid sequence MTKGFLGIARPLIGALALALSILPVHSALAQAAATGDANPFHANSGKLPLEFGVLVQSGVGLTENRNSFKFLMAGVHAGKVLTDDYLHGPLRGNFEYAVEVFPFWQSYTPKFQRANCSAASTSSTLSCSPLYTVGGTYSGVSITPIILRWNFTGTRRISPWIQGAGGVLWTNHKYPAFGGQPLSLFNDGPNTDASVWNFTPQGGVGFHYFFRPRRSIDFSANAVHISSASLGDKNPGVNASLQFTIGYTWWK; translated from the coding sequence GTGACCAAGGGATTTCTCGGCATCGCAAGACCACTGATCGGGGCGCTGGCCCTTGCACTTTCTATCCTTCCCGTTCACTCTGCGCTCGCGCAGGCTGCGGCGACCGGCGATGCAAACCCGTTTCACGCCAACTCCGGCAAGCTCCCCTTAGAGTTCGGCGTGCTCGTCCAAAGCGGTGTCGGCCTGACAGAGAACCGCAATAGCTTCAAGTTCCTCATGGCCGGCGTTCACGCTGGAAAAGTTCTCACCGACGATTATCTGCACGGTCCGCTGCGCGGCAACTTCGAGTACGCCGTCGAGGTCTTCCCCTTCTGGCAGTCCTACACGCCGAAGTTCCAGCGCGCCAACTGTAGTGCTGCCTCTACCTCGTCTACCCTTTCCTGCTCGCCTCTTTACACAGTCGGAGGAACTTACAGCGGCGTCTCCATCACCCCCATCATCCTGCGCTGGAACTTTACCGGCACGCGGCGCATCTCACCCTGGATACAGGGTGCGGGGGGAGTTCTTTGGACGAATCACAAATATCCGGCATTCGGCGGGCAGCCTTTGAGCCTCTTCAACGACGGCCCCAACACCGACGCCAGCGTATGGAACTTCACGCCGCAGGGAGGCGTTGGCTTTCACTACTTCTTCCGGCCGCGCCGGTCTATCGATTTCAGCGCCAATGCAGTGCATATCTCATCCGCTTCACTCGGAGACAAGAACCCCGGAGTGAACGCAAGCCTCCAATTCACAATCGGCTATACCTGGTGGAAGTAA
- the lysA gene encoding diaminopimelate decarboxylase produces the protein MPRKIVSQPSPRPFAYRNRTLHCDGADLSTLAEDHGTPLYVYSAQQISARFQLFEEAFKAQPHTICYAVKANSSLAILRLLAQQGAGFDIVSGGELERVRKAHKPALARVVFSGVGKQVWEIDAALKANILLFNVESEAELHLLAARAEALRIRARFALRVNPDVFADTHPYISTGLSEHKFGIDIKAARAIYRKAAKSKWLGAAGVSVHIGSQIRKVDPFAAATARVTALIADLKSDGHNIRYIDAGGGLGIDYGTTAFNPAQQVQKYAAALRKGLATESAHLIIEPGRFIVAQAGALLTRVLFVKKNGSKTFVITDAGMNDLIRPSLYHAHHEILPIKQPRTAAPSLTADIVGPVCESGDFFARDRVLAAVKPGDLVLILDAGAYGMSLTSNYNSRPRPAEVLIDNAKTTLIRRRETMRDLLAPEIL, from the coding sequence TTGCCCAGAAAAATCGTCTCGCAGCCAAGCCCTCGCCCCTTCGCCTATCGCAACCGCACCTTGCACTGCGATGGAGCCGACCTCTCCACCCTCGCCGAAGATCATGGCACCCCGCTCTACGTCTACTCGGCGCAGCAGATCTCCGCTCGCTTTCAGCTCTTTGAAGAAGCCTTCAAAGCCCAGCCGCACACCATCTGCTACGCAGTCAAAGCCAACTCGTCTCTGGCCATCCTGCGCCTGCTCGCGCAGCAGGGAGCAGGCTTCGACATCGTCTCCGGCGGCGAGCTCGAGCGCGTCCGCAAGGCCCACAAGCCCGCGCTGGCCCGGGTCGTCTTCTCCGGAGTAGGCAAGCAGGTATGGGAGATCGACGCCGCCCTCAAGGCCAACATCCTCCTCTTCAACGTCGAGTCCGAAGCCGAGCTGCACCTGCTCGCCGCCCGCGCCGAAGCCCTCCGCATCCGCGCCCGCTTCGCCCTCCGCGTCAATCCCGACGTCTTCGCCGACACCCATCCGTACATCTCCACCGGCCTCAGTGAGCACAAGTTCGGCATCGACATCAAGGCCGCCCGCGCGATCTACCGCAAAGCGGCAAAATCGAAGTGGCTCGGCGCCGCCGGAGTCAGCGTCCACATCGGCTCTCAGATTCGCAAGGTCGATCCCTTCGCCGCAGCCACCGCTCGCGTCACCGCTCTCATCGCCGACCTCAAAAGCGACGGCCACAATATCCGCTACATCGACGCTGGCGGCGGCCTCGGCATCGACTACGGCACCACCGCCTTCAACCCAGCCCAACAGGTGCAGAAGTACGCCGCCGCCCTACGCAAAGGCCTCGCCACCGAATCAGCCCACCTCATCATCGAGCCCGGCCGCTTCATCGTGGCCCAGGCCGGAGCGCTGCTCACCCGCGTCCTCTTCGTCAAAAAGAACGGCTCCAAAACCTTCGTCATCACCGACGCCGGCATGAACGACCTCATCCGCCCCTCGCTCTACCACGCGCACCACGAGATACTCCCCATCAAGCAGCCGCGCACCGCAGCTCCATCGCTCACCGCCGACATCGTAGGTCCGGTCTGCGAATCGGGAGACTTCTTCGCCCGCGACCGTGTCCTCGCCGCCGTAAAGCCGGGCGACCTGGTCCTGATCCTCGACGCCGGAGCCTACGGCATGAGCCTCACCAGCAACTACAACAGCCGCCCCCGGCCAGCCGAAGTCTTAATAGACAACGCCAAAACCACGCTCATCCGCCGTCGCGAGACCATGCGCGACCTTCTGGCACCTGAAATTCTCTAG
- the metE gene encoding 5-methyltetrahydropteroyltriglutamate--homocysteine S-methyltransferase, whose amino-acid sequence MSSPSQSTTNLVTANLGYPRIGRHRELKFALEEFWRGRLSEADLLATAKTLRQRNWQLQKDAGLDVIPSNDFSFYDQVLDALVLVGATPSRFGAGPVTLTRYFQMARNSNEQTAMEMTKWFDTNYHYLVPEWSDDLAFTPDTTKLLAEFAEAKSLGIATRPVLIGPVTLLLLGKAVDGTNPLDLLPRLLKAYRTVLGELAAAGAEWVQIDEAVLVTDLPEGYAAAFRSAYVELANIPLKLMLTTYFGELGDNLELACSLGTAGLHIDAVRAPKQVAEVVKQLQPTQTLSLGCVDGRNIWLADLNALQSVVTSVTAKIGAERLQLAPSCSLLHVPYDTADEDKLDPRVLSWLSFAKQKVEELVQLAQGPEVAATAFADNRRRHEDRLAADSSTNKDVREQLATLSEGAFRRKSPYQQRVTVQREELGLPLLPTTTIGSFPQTQEVRKQRAAHKKGTISDAEYNDFLKQKTEECIREQEQIGLDVLVHGEFERNDMVEYFGEHLAGFTFTSNGWVQSYGSRCVKPPIIYGDVSRVRPITVEWSSYASSLTTKPMKGMLTGPITILQWSFVRNDIPERDVAWQIGLALREEVQDLEAAGIRVIQVDEPALREGLPLRRSEWPAYLDWSVKAFRLATSSVTDGTQIHTHMCYCQFEDILPSIAALDADVISMETARSRMEMLHAFKRHGYPNEIGPGIYDIHSPRVPAKEEMVGLLQLALDVLRPEQLWVNPDCGLKTRAWPETIEALTNLCQAAVEIRAELT is encoded by the coding sequence ATGTCATCGCCTTCACAATCCACTACAAATCTTGTCACCGCAAATCTGGGATATCCACGTATCGGACGCCATCGCGAGCTGAAGTTCGCGCTTGAAGAGTTCTGGCGCGGACGCCTGAGCGAGGCCGATCTGCTGGCAACCGCAAAGACCTTGCGGCAACGAAACTGGCAACTGCAAAAGGACGCCGGTCTCGATGTCATCCCGAGCAACGACTTCTCGTTCTACGATCAGGTGCTCGATGCTCTGGTGCTCGTCGGCGCAACGCCGTCGCGCTTCGGTGCTGGCCCAGTCACGCTCACTCGCTACTTTCAGATGGCCCGCAACAGCAACGAGCAGACCGCTATGGAGATGACCAAGTGGTTCGATACGAACTATCACTATTTGGTTCCAGAATGGAGCGACGATCTCGCGTTCACGCCTGACACGACGAAGTTGCTGGCGGAGTTTGCTGAGGCAAAGAGTCTCGGTATCGCGACCAGGCCCGTTCTGATTGGCCCAGTCACCTTATTGCTGCTTGGCAAAGCGGTTGATGGCACCAATCCGTTGGATCTTTTGCCTCGACTGCTTAAGGCTTATCGCACAGTGCTTGGCGAGCTTGCGGCGGCTGGTGCGGAGTGGGTTCAAATCGATGAGGCTGTTCTCGTAACCGACCTTCCGGAAGGCTACGCAGCGGCGTTTCGCTCTGCCTACGTCGAGCTTGCCAACATTCCGCTCAAGCTGATGCTCACGACTTACTTCGGTGAGCTTGGCGACAATCTCGAACTGGCATGCTCACTCGGCACAGCCGGATTGCATATTGATGCGGTGCGAGCGCCGAAGCAGGTTGCTGAAGTAGTCAAGCAATTGCAGCCTACGCAGACACTCAGCCTCGGTTGCGTCGATGGCCGCAATATCTGGCTTGCAGACCTTAACGCATTGCAGAGCGTTGTTACGTCGGTTACTGCGAAGATCGGAGCGGAGCGGTTGCAGCTTGCGCCGTCCTGTTCGTTGCTGCATGTCCCTTATGACACCGCTGATGAAGACAAGCTCGATCCACGCGTCCTTAGCTGGCTTAGCTTCGCAAAGCAGAAGGTGGAAGAGCTTGTGCAGCTTGCACAGGGGCCTGAAGTCGCTGCAACTGCCTTTGCCGACAATCGCCGTCGCCACGAAGATCGTCTTGCGGCGGATAGCAGCACTAACAAGGACGTTCGCGAGCAGCTTGCCACTCTGTCTGAAGGAGCTTTTCGTCGCAAGTCTCCATACCAGCAGCGCGTCACCGTGCAGCGGGAGGAGCTTGGTCTTCCTCTGCTGCCGACAACCACGATCGGCTCTTTTCCGCAGACGCAAGAGGTTCGCAAGCAACGCGCTGCACATAAGAAAGGCACGATCTCGGATGCGGAGTATAACGACTTTCTGAAGCAGAAGACGGAAGAGTGCATTCGCGAACAAGAGCAGATCGGACTAGACGTTCTCGTTCATGGCGAGTTCGAGCGCAACGACATGGTGGAGTACTTCGGTGAGCATCTCGCCGGTTTCACCTTCACGTCGAACGGCTGGGTGCAGAGCTACGGCTCGCGCTGTGTGAAGCCGCCCATCATCTACGGCGACGTCTCGCGTGTCCGTCCGATCACGGTCGAGTGGAGTAGTTATGCCAGCTCGCTCACCACAAAGCCGATGAAAGGAATGCTTACCGGCCCAATCACCATTCTGCAATGGTCGTTCGTTCGCAACGACATTCCCGAACGCGATGTTGCCTGGCAGATCGGGCTCGCCTTGCGCGAAGAGGTACAGGACCTCGAAGCGGCTGGCATTCGCGTGATTCAAGTGGACGAGCCTGCGTTGCGCGAGGGGCTTCCGCTGCGGCGGTCGGAGTGGCCTGCTTATCTTGACTGGTCGGTCAAGGCGTTTCGGCTGGCCACGTCGAGCGTCACAGACGGCACGCAGATCCATACGCACATGTGCTACTGCCAGTTCGAGGACATTCTGCCTTCGATTGCGGCGTTGGACGCGGATGTCATCTCAATGGAGACGGCGCGGTCGCGTATGGAGATGCTGCATGCGTTCAAGCGGCATGGCTATCCCAACGAGATCGGGCCGGGCATCTATGACATCCACTCGCCACGCGTTCCAGCGAAGGAGGAGATGGTCGGACTGCTGCAACTAGCTCTCGACGTGCTTCGACCGGAGCAGCTCTGGGTTAATCCGGACTGCGGTCTCAAGACGCGGGCGTGGCCGGAGACGATTGAGGCGCTTACCAATCTCTGCCAGGCGGCGGTTGAGATACGTGCCGAGCTTACCTAA
- a CDS encoding tetratricopeptide repeat protein: MTLKPPTPAILSSLVLLLALTASAVGQPYNPADHTDPINLTPLVQEARVDFYNLDYDSALARFETVLKANPQNPMAIDYVLTTIIFRELYHQDLLDTTYYAHNSFLSSKRDVPVPESTRQRIEDLTNGAIDICDKRIHEDPNDKNAYFARGYARGMHAAFITLVDHSYVSAAHQGLAARNDSEQALKIDPGYADAKMAVGIQQFAVASLPRLLRIMVGIAGVNGNKEKGLQMLREAAAQGVVTPVESRTALALFLRHDARYPEALVVERGLAEQYPHDYLFQLEVANITKDEGNGPAAIAAYKKILVDAASPGYFFDPRLHMTYFGLADTQRGQNDIADAAKNYLEAAAQPSCSDWLRRRAQLNAGEMFDLLHNRSEAIRQYEQASAGGGDQSQADAARRYLKTPYAGK; this comes from the coding sequence ATGACACTCAAGCCGCCTACTCCAGCGATTCTAAGTTCACTTGTGCTGTTGCTTGCGCTGACCGCATCGGCCGTTGGGCAGCCTTACAATCCGGCTGACCACACCGACCCCATCAATCTCACCCCTCTCGTTCAAGAGGCCCGCGTCGACTTCTACAACCTCGACTACGACAGCGCGCTCGCTCGCTTCGAGACCGTACTCAAGGCCAATCCGCAGAATCCCATGGCCATCGACTACGTGCTCACGACGATCATCTTCCGCGAGCTCTACCATCAAGACCTGCTCGACACGACCTACTACGCGCACAACAGCTTCCTCAGCTCCAAGCGCGACGTTCCCGTCCCCGAGTCCACGCGCCAGCGCATCGAAGACCTCACCAATGGCGCCATCGATATCTGCGACAAGCGCATTCACGAAGATCCGAACGACAAGAACGCCTACTTCGCGCGCGGCTATGCTCGCGGAATGCACGCTGCGTTCATCACGCTGGTCGATCACAGCTACGTCTCGGCGGCACACCAGGGACTCGCCGCGCGCAACGACAGCGAGCAGGCACTCAAGATCGATCCCGGCTACGCCGACGCCAAGATGGCAGTAGGCATTCAGCAATTTGCCGTGGCCAGTCTGCCGCGCCTCCTGCGCATCATGGTCGGTATCGCCGGAGTCAATGGCAATAAAGAAAAAGGCCTGCAGATGTTGCGCGAAGCAGCAGCGCAGGGAGTCGTGACGCCCGTCGAGTCGCGCACCGCGCTTGCACTCTTTCTCCGCCACGACGCCCGTTACCCCGAGGCACTTGTCGTCGAGCGCGGTCTCGCCGAGCAGTATCCGCACGACTATCTCTTTCAGTTAGAAGTGGCCAACATCACCAAGGACGAGGGCAATGGCCCTGCCGCCATCGCCGCCTATAAAAAGATCCTCGTCGATGCCGCCAGCCCCGGATACTTCTTCGATCCCCGGCTGCACATGACCTACTTCGGCCTCGCCGACACGCAGCGCGGCCAGAACGACATCGCCGATGCTGCAAAGAACTACCTCGAGGCCGCCGCGCAGCCCAGTTGCAGCGACTGGCTTCGTCGTCGCGCCCAGTTGAATGCAGGAGAGATGTTCGATCTTCTCCACAACCGTTCCGAAGCCATCAGACAATACGAGCAGGCCAGCGCCGGAGGCGGCGACCAGTCGCAGGCCGACGCAGCGCGCAGGTACCTGAAGACCCCTTACGCCGGTAAATAA
- a CDS encoding PspC domain-containing protein, which yields MFCSHCGKPIESSSRFCTSCGAAVNAAPFMENAYQPTPRLTRPRHSRMIAGVCAGFALHYGWDLNLVRVITALFIILTGVGALAYIAAWVIIPEAPYALPIKST from the coding sequence ATGTTCTGTAGTCATTGCGGAAAGCCAATCGAATCGTCGTCACGTTTCTGCACGTCCTGTGGGGCCGCCGTCAACGCCGCTCCTTTTATGGAGAACGCTTATCAGCCCACGCCTCGGCTGACCCGTCCTCGCCACTCCCGCATGATCGCCGGTGTCTGTGCCGGTTTTGCTCTGCACTATGGCTGGGACCTCAACCTGGTCCGCGTCATTACGGCGCTGTTCATCATCCTCACCGGCGTCGGAGCCCTGGCCTACATCGCCGCCTGGGTCATCATCCCCGAAGCCCCCTACGCACTCCCGATAAAGAGCACCTAG